A window of the Hemitrygon akajei chromosome 22, sHemAka1.3, whole genome shotgun sequence genome harbors these coding sequences:
- the LOC140714574 gene encoding phosphoinositide-interacting protein-like gives MKSSSTENTNLGMPSCSESKDLLTSHAGSTFYSSSRSVSIWTSEPQTAWEIYHKPIIVMSVGGAFFILGSIATGLYFAQITKKTCNILGPAFLSIGIMFLVFGLVWLPILKEKQQKKSVSRYFRKQRSPFLTL, from the coding sequence ATGAAATCAAGTTCAACTGAGAACACAAATCTAGGCATGCCATCATGCTCTGAGTCCAAAGATCTACTGACTAGTCACGCAGGAAGTACCTTTTACAGCAGCTCGAGAAGTGTATCCATTTGGACTTCAGAGCCACAGACAGCCTGGGAAATTTATCACAAACCTATCATTGTCATGTCGGTTGGAGGAGCATTTTTCATTTTGGGTTCCATTGCAACTGGCTTGTACTTTGCACAGATCACCAAGAAAACCTGCAACATACTGGGGCCAGCATTTCTGTCGATTGGGattatgtttcttgtatttggaTTGGTCTGGCTTCCTATTCTCAAAGAAAAGCAACAAAAGAAGTCCGTGTctagatatttcaggaaacagaGGTCACCATTTCTTACCTTGTGA